Genomic DNA from Pseudobacteroides sp.:
GCCATGCCCTTTTTTATTTGCTCTGTCGTAACAATATACTTTTTTCAAAGTTCAATAAGGTTTTTTACCTTGTTTTTTATGAATCAAACCTGAATTTTTGTTTTCAAGCCAATTACCAGTTACTTTTCGAAACTATACAATAATATTAATTGATATATAAAACCTCCATCATTAAAGCCCATGTATATAGATTTTAATTTATGAGATATTATATCACTCCTTAATAGCCCCTATCATAACCCCTTTAATAAAATGCTTCTGTATGAACGGATAAACACATACTATGGGAATAGTGGCAAACATAACACTTGCAGCCTTCAAACTGTCCGGCAGCATACCTGGAGACATATTGCCCTCAGCAAAAGCAGACTCCAGTGACTGGCTGTTTGCGATAATCTGATAGAGTTTAAGCTGTAACGGGTATTTATTTGGATCAGTAATATAAAACAAAGCATCCATAAAACTATTCCATTTTCCTACTGCATAAAACAAACTTAATGTAGCTATGATTGGAAGAGACAGCGGCAGCACTATCCTTACCAGAACTCCAAAGTCGGTACAACCATCAATTCTGGCTGCTTCCTCCAGGCCTTCAGGTAATGAATTGAAAAATGACTTCAAGAGAATCAAGTTAAAGGCACTGATTGCACCCGGAAGAATAAGGCTCCACATATTATCCAATAGCCCCAGACTTTTAACCAGGATATAGTCCGGTATTATACCTCCGCTAAAATACATGGTTATTACAATTATCAACAAGAAACCGCCTCTGCCTTTAAGCTGCTTTTTTGAGAGCGGGTATGCTGCTGCAATGGTCAAAGCCATACTTACCACTGTGTATATAACAGTTATTATTATTGTAAAAACCATAGACCACATCATTGACTTATCTGCAAATATAGCTCTATATGAGTCAATTGTAAATTCAACAGGCCACAAAAATACCTTTGAGGATATGATTGCTGAATTTGAACTAAGGGATACGGCTGCTACATTTATTACAGGCAATAGACAAAGTAGTGCTGCAATTGCTGTAATAACTATCATAACCACATCAAAACCCTTGTCAAAGTTTTTTTGCTTTTTATTATTACTTATTTTATCTTTACTTAATATACTATTTGATAATTTAGCTTCCATAGCTTATGCACCTTTCTTTACCAGATTCCCTGTTCGCCGGATTTTTTAGCAATAAAGTTGGTTAGTATTATCAGTATCATACCAACTACAGACTGGAACAATCCTACTGCTGTAGCAATACTATACCTGAAAGACTGAATACCTACCCTGTATACAAACGTACTGATAACGTCCGAAAAGTCATTAACTTGTGGATTACCGATAATAAAAGGACGATCAAAACCGATCATTGCGATTTTACCTACATTCAATATCAATAACACAATGATTGTCGGTTTAAGTGCAGGTAATGTAATATGCCATATCCTTCGGAGCCTCCCTGCTCCATCCACCTCTGCCGCCTCATAAAGCTCAGGGCTTATACCCGATATTGCTGCAAGATAAATAATCATGCCCCATCCTGCACTCTGCCAAACACCAACCCCTGCATATGTGAAAAGCCAGTTCCATTTTTCTGTGAGAAACGCTATTTCCCCTAATCCTAAAGATTTCATTAAGGAAGGTATTATACCTGTACTTGGCGAAAATACTTGAAGAACTATACCTCCTATTATTACCCATGATAGGAAGTGAGGTAGATACAAAAGTGTTTGTGAAGTTCTTTTAAACCAGTTTATCTTGAGTTCATT
This window encodes:
- a CDS encoding carbohydrate ABC transporter permease, yielding MEAKLSNSILSKDKISNNKKQKNFDKGFDVVMIVITAIAALLCLLPVINVAAVSLSSNSAIISSKVFLWPVEFTIDSYRAIFADKSMMWSMVFTIIITVIYTVVSMALTIAAAYPLSKKQLKGRGGFLLIIVITMYFSGGIIPDYILVKSLGLLDNMWSLILPGAISAFNLILLKSFFNSLPEGLEEAARIDGCTDFGVLVRIVLPLSLPIIATLSLFYAVGKWNSFMDALFYITDPNKYPLQLKLYQIIANSQSLESAFAEGNMSPGMLPDSLKAASVMFATIPIVCVYPFIQKHFIKGVMIGAIKE
- a CDS encoding ABC transporter permease; translated protein: MSDIAAKTSIPAPTDMPKKKNILFYLKKDWILYLMLLLPMAYFIIFKYIPMYQTIIAFKEYNPFQGVLKSPWVGLDNFKEIFRMSDFYRAVRNTLMINLFDLIMSFPAPIILAIIINELKINWFKRTSQTLLYLPHFLSWVIIGGIVLQVFSPSTGIIPSLMKSLGLGEIAFLTEKWNWLFTYAGVGVWQSAGWGMIIYLAAISGISPELYEAAEVDGAGRLRRIWHITLPALKPTIIVLLILNVGKIAMIGFDRPFIIGNPQVNDFSDVISTFVYRVGIQSFRYSIATAVGLFQSVVGMILIILTNFIAKKSGEQGIW